The Bombus huntii isolate Logan2020A chromosome 11, iyBomHunt1.1, whole genome shotgun sequence genome includes a window with the following:
- the LOC126871393 gene encoding uncharacterized protein LOC126871393: MATFSVTLVKVAAQSEISAESIKDVVFLSSQLTHIFLLTVQGQFVQNANDEVTESIYDALWYNTNNKTKLLFVLALRNCLNPPTLSAAGLIILDLKSFSEIIKTSVSYFTVLKST; the protein is encoded by the exons ATGGCAACTTTCAGCGTCACGTTAGTAAAG GTTGCAGCACAATCAGAAATTTCTGCGGAGTCTATCAAGGACGTTGTATTTCTCTCATCTCAATTGACACACATATTTCTATTAACGGTACAAGGACAATTCGTACAGAATGCGAACGATGAAGTTACCGAATCGAT ATATGACGCGTTATGgtataatactaataataaaacgaaacTATTGTTTGTATTAGCACTAAGAAATTGCTTAAATCCTCCCACTTTATCAGCTGCTGGATTAATTATCTTGGATTTGAAGAGCTTCTCAGAG ATTATAAAAACATCTGTTTCATACTTTACCGTATTGAAATCTACGTAA